A region of Ferviditalea candida DNA encodes the following proteins:
- a CDS encoding FAD binding domain-containing protein yields the protein MKPARFSYSRPEQLKELFELLDRHADSAKIIAGGQSLVPMMNMRLARPEVLIDINRLTDLSYIVRKEERIEIGALTRQSDIEGSELLKEACPILPFAVGKIGHYAIRQRGTIGGSVVHADPSAELPVIASLLDANIHIASSEGERTVPAEEFFVTIYTTDLLPMEVVTSIDFPVLEAGEGWAYRDFTRRAGDYAIVSVGATMKLDEQGQVNRMRLALGGVQDIPHNVKSLLDPYLDAVPDKEWMHYLVEEITSELDANSDIHASSEDRIELLKVLIPAAVDDALQRAKGGEPVK from the coding sequence ATGAAACCAGCCCGTTTTTCGTATTCGCGTCCGGAACAATTGAAGGAATTGTTCGAACTGCTGGACCGGCATGCGGACAGCGCCAAGATTATTGCCGGCGGACAAAGCCTGGTTCCGATGATGAACATGCGCCTGGCGAGACCGGAAGTTTTGATTGACATCAACCGTCTGACGGATTTGAGCTATATCGTCCGCAAAGAGGAGCGAATTGAAATCGGAGCGCTTACCCGACAGTCGGATATTGAAGGCTCTGAGCTTCTTAAAGAAGCTTGCCCGATCCTTCCGTTTGCCGTCGGCAAAATCGGACATTATGCGATTCGGCAAAGAGGCACCATCGGCGGGAGCGTCGTGCATGCCGACCCTTCGGCGGAATTGCCGGTAATCGCCTCCTTATTGGATGCGAACATTCATATCGCTTCTTCGGAAGGGGAACGTACGGTTCCGGCTGAAGAGTTTTTTGTCACCATTTATACGACGGATTTATTGCCTATGGAAGTTGTGACCTCCATCGATTTTCCAGTATTGGAAGCAGGAGAAGGATGGGCGTACCGTGATTTTACCCGGCGGGCCGGGGACTATGCCATCGTTTCCGTCGGAGCGACGATGAAATTGGATGAGCAAGGACAAGTGAATCGAATGAGATTGGCATTGGGCGGGGTCCAGGACATTCCCCATAATGTGAAATCCTTATTGGACCCTTATCTGGATGCTGTTCCCGATAAAGAATGGATGCATTACCTGGTTGAAGAAATCACATCAGAGTTGGATGCCAACAGCGATATTCACGCCTCATCGGAGGATCGAATCGAGCTTTTGAAAGTTTTGATTCCGGCGGCTGTAGACGATGCGCTCCAACGTGCGAAGGGAGGAGAACCGGTCAAATGA
- the sdaAB gene encoding L-serine ammonia-lyase, iron-sulfur-dependent subunit beta — translation MRYRSMFDIIGPAMIGPSSSHTAGANRIGQLARQIYGKTPSQIGITFYGSFAETYQGHGTDRAVIAGLLGMKTDDERIRNALEIAREQNIQFSFHRGSLEGIHPNSVRIELGDAGESLNAVGISLGGGRIELIELNDYNIRLSGDYPTLVLEHVDQVGVIRDLARLLAEHGINISHMEVDRKQRAGQAIAVIEMDQMIDEELLRQIEETKPIFMVKQLEVV, via the coding sequence ATGCGTTACCGCAGTATGTTTGATATTATCGGCCCGGCAATGATCGGTCCATCCAGCTCTCATACAGCAGGCGCAAATCGGATCGGCCAGTTGGCAAGACAGATATACGGTAAAACGCCTTCTCAAATCGGCATCACCTTTTACGGTTCCTTTGCGGAAACATACCAAGGACATGGGACAGATCGGGCGGTCATTGCGGGGCTTCTGGGAATGAAAACGGACGATGAACGGATCCGCAATGCGCTCGAAATCGCACGCGAACAAAATATTCAATTCAGCTTTCACCGGGGAAGTCTCGAGGGCATCCATCCGAACAGTGTCAGAATCGAGCTTGGGGATGCCGGCGAAAGCCTGAACGCAGTCGGCATTTCATTAGGCGGCGGCAGGATCGAATTGATTGAGCTGAATGATTATAATATCCGTTTATCCGGGGATTATCCGACACTTGTCCTGGAGCATGTGGATCAGGTGGGGGTGATCCGGGACTTGGCAAGGCTGTTGGCTGAACATGGAATCAACATATCGCATATGGAAGTGGACCGCAAACAGCGGGCGGGTCAAGCGATCGCAGTCATCGAAATGGATCAGATGATCGACGAGGAGCTGCTCCGGCAAATAGAAGAGACCAAGCCCATCTTCATGGTCAAACAATTGGAGGTCGTCTGA
- a CDS encoding ABC transporter substrate-binding protein translates to MAKSARKTVLLLLALSLSLFAFVGCSAKQDGNQQAADQPKADQPKADQPKADDNRTIKVGFPAPLSGTQAGVGSDMEKGITLAMEEINAAGGVLGHKLELIKGDVEGQEPSTVTTVVRRLITKDKVDIMVTGYANPSLVEMELMQQNKMPYILYGYAQAQEAAVPKNPEKYSYIHNAIPSYKNYQTKFPEIVAQLEKDGKFKPENHKVAVIKSQNAYSLYCGDGMKDTFKQLGWDVVVDETIPFTRFTEFEPILNKIREQKPAVILYTDHTAANAATFLTSFLQNPTPSLLFLQATPSYPDFQKIVNGKQEGVIWDYAASLLGDKAKEFNAKYEKRWNEKPNPYGGFVYDAMMLAADAMKKSGDPFNKEAVNNILNGADYSYQGVIGTYKFDPRTHLALSGEGGIPFVTYQEEGGQHVVIDPSDLATGQFKLPPWYEAALKK, encoded by the coding sequence ATGGCAAAATCCGCAAGAAAAACCGTTTTACTGCTGCTTGCACTTTCTTTATCGTTATTTGCCTTTGTCGGGTGTTCCGCAAAGCAAGACGGTAACCAGCAAGCTGCCGATCAACCGAAGGCCGATCAACCGAAGGCCGACCAACCGAAAGCAGACGACAACCGCACGATCAAAGTCGGATTTCCCGCACCTTTAAGCGGCACGCAGGCCGGCGTGGGAAGCGACATGGAAAAAGGAATTACGCTGGCCATGGAAGAGATCAATGCCGCAGGCGGAGTGCTCGGACATAAGCTGGAGCTTATCAAAGGGGATGTGGAAGGCCAAGAGCCCAGCACAGTTACGACTGTAGTCCGCAGATTGATCACGAAGGACAAAGTGGACATCATGGTAACCGGCTATGCCAATCCAAGCTTGGTTGAAATGGAATTGATGCAGCAAAATAAAATGCCGTATATCTTGTACGGATACGCCCAAGCCCAAGAAGCAGCCGTGCCTAAAAATCCAGAGAAGTATTCCTATATCCACAATGCTATTCCTTCTTATAAGAATTATCAAACCAAGTTCCCGGAAATTGTGGCACAGCTGGAGAAAGACGGGAAATTTAAGCCGGAGAACCACAAAGTGGCCGTCATTAAATCCCAGAACGCATATTCCCTTTACTGCGGAGACGGAATGAAGGATACGTTCAAACAATTGGGCTGGGATGTTGTAGTCGACGAAACCATTCCCTTCACCAGATTTACGGAATTTGAACCGATTCTGAACAAAATCAGAGAGCAAAAGCCGGCTGTCATTCTGTATACAGACCATACTGCAGCCAATGCGGCGACTTTCCTGACAAGCTTCCTGCAAAATCCTACACCGTCTCTGCTGTTCCTGCAGGCAACACCTTCTTATCCTGACTTCCAAAAAATCGTCAACGGAAAACAAGAGGGTGTCATTTGGGACTATGCGGCCTCGCTGCTGGGGGACAAAGCAAAAGAATTTAACGCGAAGTACGAAAAGAGATGGAATGAAAAGCCGAATCCATACGGCGGCTTTGTTTACGACGCCATGATGCTTGCGGCTGACGCCATGAAAAAATCGGGCGATCCGTTCAACAAGGAAGCCGTAAACAATATTTTGAACGGTGCGGACTATTCGTATCAAGGGGTTATCGGCACCTACAAATTTGACCCGCGCACCCATCTTGCTTTAAGCGGCGAAGGCGGAATCCCGTTCGTCACTTATCAGGAGGAAGGCGGTCAGCACGTCGTCATCGATCCGAGCGATCTGGCGACAGGTCAATTCAAGTTGCCGCCATGGTATGAAGCGGCATTGAAGAAGTAA
- a CDS encoding (2Fe-2S)-binding protein, protein MNRVGILLRVNGQSYEAFVEPRKLLSDVLREDLGLTGTHVGCEHGVCGACTVLVNGHPMRSCLMFAVQLEGAEITTIEAIAADGKYSALQQAFHEEHGLQCGFCTPGIILTFEAYLKQNPSPTEEQIRDVLSGNLCRCTGYQNIVKAIMKAAGTGAQSDGEVKK, encoded by the coding sequence ATGAACAGGGTCGGCATTCTTTTGCGTGTAAACGGTCAAAGCTATGAAGCGTTCGTTGAACCGAGGAAGCTGTTGTCGGACGTGCTTCGCGAAGACCTTGGACTGACGGGAACGCACGTCGGATGCGAGCATGGGGTTTGCGGGGCATGCACTGTGCTGGTCAACGGACATCCGATGCGTTCCTGCCTGATGTTTGCGGTTCAGCTGGAAGGCGCGGAAATTACGACGATTGAAGCGATTGCTGCGGATGGAAAATACAGCGCCCTGCAGCAAGCCTTTCACGAAGAGCACGGATTGCAGTGCGGCTTTTGCACGCCCGGCATCATCCTTACATTCGAAGCTTACCTGAAACAAAATCCGTCGCCGACGGAAGAACAGATCCGTGATGTATTATCCGGAAATCTATGCAGATGCACCGGATACCAGAACATTGTAAAAGCAATCATGAAAGCGGCCGGAACCGGCGCGCAAAGCGATGGCGAGGTGAAAAAATGA
- the sdaAA gene encoding L-serine ammonia-lyase, iron-sulfur-dependent, subunit alpha, whose translation MFSNLHQLIGLANDRQVPISEIMIEREIHETGKPRSEIFDTMRSYLKIMGESVARGQTTKSLSPSGLTGGDAKRLADYYESRRTLLGKPGNVAISMALAVSETNASMGRIIATPTAGSAGILPGVLFSLKQRFGWDDEKLLYGVFTASAIGFVIANNASISGAGGGCQAEVGSATAMAAGAAVELAGGTPDEVGHAVGLALKNVLGLVCDPIAGLVEIPCIVRNGVHAVMALAAADMALAGIKSIIPPDEVVHTLNSIGNSMPKEWKETALGGLAATPTGQKIKAQLKKDPYSDKGGERET comes from the coding sequence ATGTTTTCGAATCTGCATCAATTGATAGGGCTTGCGAACGACAGACAGGTACCGATCTCCGAGATCATGATTGAAAGAGAAATCCATGAAACCGGCAAGCCGCGAAGTGAAATCTTCGATACCATGAGAAGTTATTTGAAAATAATGGGAGAGTCGGTAGCTCGCGGACAAACAACCAAATCTTTGTCCCCCAGCGGCTTGACGGGAGGTGATGCCAAAAGACTGGCGGATTATTACGAGTCCCGGAGAACCTTGCTGGGAAAGCCGGGGAATGTAGCGATCAGCATGGCGTTAGCCGTATCGGAAACCAATGCCTCAATGGGCCGGATTATTGCCACTCCTACGGCAGGCTCTGCGGGTATTCTGCCCGGCGTCCTTTTTTCGCTGAAGCAACGTTTCGGATGGGATGACGAGAAGCTGCTGTACGGGGTGTTCACCGCTTCGGCCATCGGCTTTGTCATCGCCAACAATGCGTCGATTTCCGGAGCCGGCGGCGGGTGCCAGGCTGAGGTCGGCTCCGCTACGGCAATGGCGGCCGGAGCTGCCGTCGAGCTTGCGGGCGGAACTCCCGACGAGGTCGGACACGCGGTAGGACTTGCGCTCAAAAACGTGCTGGGGCTCGTTTGCGATCCGATTGCCGGATTGGTGGAAATCCCCTGCATCGTTCGCAACGGGGTGCATGCCGTAATGGCGCTTGCTGCGGCGGATATGGCGCTTGCGGGCATCAAAAGCATCATACCGCCGGATGAAGTTGTGCATACTCTGAATTCCATCGGTAATTCTATGCCTAAAGAATGGAAGGAAACGGCATTGGGGGGACTGGCGGCTACTCCGACAGGTCAAAAAATCAAAGCCCAGCTAAAAAAAGATCCATACTCGGATAAGGGGGGAGAAAGAGAAACGTGA
- a CDS encoding branched-chain amino acid ABC transporter permease: MEALLFRAIILGAIYTLASIGLSLQWGVLRNLNFSHGASITFGAYIMWAALSAGNLSYPLAFLIMLVSTFLLGVLIEYVSIRPFFGKQEVNIFIGTVALSTVLSQLYFLVFGGREKVLKTAIEGDVQLGAMRASYHEIFILLISIATLIAMWLILTKTRTGLSIRAVAQDQLGSVLVGINTKRVYSITLGVATALAGIAGVLLAPILFVSPDMGELPMIKAFVIVILGGIGSFRGTVVAAFIVALVEVFVGAFIGVLWAPLSLFVLMVVILVLKPEGLFGASARRA; this comes from the coding sequence GTGGAAGCTCTTTTGTTCAGAGCCATTATACTTGGAGCCATTTATACATTGGCTTCCATCGGCTTAAGTTTGCAGTGGGGCGTTCTCAGAAATCTGAACTTCTCTCACGGAGCCAGTATCACGTTCGGTGCTTATATCATGTGGGCTGCCTTGAGTGCGGGGAATCTCAGTTATCCGTTGGCGTTCCTGATTATGCTTGTGTCCACCTTTTTATTGGGGGTGCTGATCGAATACGTCTCCATACGCCCCTTTTTCGGCAAGCAGGAGGTCAATATCTTTATTGGAACGGTGGCTTTATCCACGGTTCTTAGCCAATTGTACTTTTTGGTGTTCGGCGGACGCGAAAAAGTCTTGAAGACGGCAATTGAAGGCGATGTTCAGCTTGGTGCGATGCGGGCTTCCTACCATGAAATTTTCATCCTTCTGATTTCGATCGCCACGCTGATCGCCATGTGGTTGATTTTGACCAAAACCAGAACCGGCCTATCCATCCGGGCAGTCGCCCAGGATCAATTGGGATCCGTTCTTGTAGGAATCAATACCAAACGAGTTTACAGTATTACATTGGGCGTTGCGACGGCGTTAGCCGGCATTGCGGGCGTGCTTTTGGCCCCGATCTTGTTTGTTAGTCCCGATATGGGCGAGCTCCCCATGATCAAAGCGTTTGTTATCGTCATTCTGGGGGGGATCGGCAGCTTTCGGGGAACGGTCGTAGCCGCCTTTATCGTTGCTTTGGTCGAGGTGTTCGTGGGGGCATTCATCGGGGTACTGTGGGCGCCGCTTTCCTTGTTTGTGCTGATGGTGGTCATTCTGGTCCTCAAGCCGGAAGGATTATTCGGCGCAAGCGCAAGAAGAGCTTGA
- a CDS encoding ABC transporter ATP-binding protein produces the protein MKTKKVLLQAKQVHRYFGSLAAVNDLSFELYEGEILGVAGPNGSGKTTLMNVITQVIPPSKGEIWFNDQPIHNLKAYEICHLGISRTFQHTTVFDSLSIVDNMIIGAVFGKNRKSDQPSREAVREILQFVGLDADEHLLAGQLKANDKKKLMIAIAIATKPKLLILDEPCAGLTTIESKEIIQLIKQINQRNITVMLIEHNMQVLMNISDRVMIIDHGTKLSEGTPEQIWNDERVIETYLGRKKKKGVHL, from the coding sequence GTGAAAACGAAAAAAGTGCTGCTTCAAGCGAAACAGGTTCACCGGTATTTCGGCAGCCTTGCGGCAGTGAACGATCTGAGCTTTGAGCTGTATGAAGGAGAGATTCTGGGTGTGGCCGGGCCGAACGGATCGGGTAAAACCACTTTGATGAATGTGATCACCCAAGTCATCCCCCCGAGCAAAGGGGAAATATGGTTCAATGATCAGCCGATTCACAACCTGAAAGCTTATGAAATATGCCATCTCGGAATTTCCCGGACCTTTCAGCATACGACCGTCTTCGATTCGCTTTCCATCGTGGACAACATGATCATCGGAGCGGTATTCGGTAAAAACAGAAAGTCGGATCAACCGAGCCGGGAGGCCGTAAGAGAGATTTTGCAATTTGTCGGATTGGACGCGGATGAGCATCTGTTGGCCGGTCAGCTGAAAGCCAACGATAAGAAGAAGCTGATGATCGCCATTGCCATAGCCACTAAGCCGAAACTGCTTATATTGGATGAGCCCTGCGCAGGATTGACGACGATTGAATCCAAAGAAATCATTCAATTGATTAAACAAATTAACCAACGGAACATTACGGTCATGCTGATCGAGCACAATATGCAGGTATTGATGAATATCTCCGACAGAGTCATGATCATCGATCATGGAACCAAGCTGAGCGAAGGGACCCCCGAGCAGATTTGGAATGATGAGCGGGTCATTGAGACATATTTGGGCAGAAAGAAGAAGAAGGGGGTTCATCTGTAA
- a CDS encoding ABC transporter ATP-binding protein codes for MLEVKRVKVRLGETEVLRDISFHVETGERIGLIGPNGHGKTTAMKTISGIFKAMGGEILFEGQNILGRNPREIVELGIIHVPEGGHLFSDMTVYENLLMGAYPARAKADKKKNLELVYHIFPKLKLLSKNKSNGLSGGERRMLAVGRGLMSSPRLLMLDEPTLGVSPILVEEMGEKLHEIGQMGTSIILADENMDLISGFAERVYFIENGQIKVEGPTDEVLENEYVKKTYLGIE; via the coding sequence ATGCTGGAGGTCAAGCGCGTCAAAGTGCGCCTCGGTGAAACGGAGGTGCTGAGAGACATCTCCTTTCATGTCGAAACGGGAGAGCGCATCGGACTAATCGGTCCCAACGGCCATGGGAAAACGACAGCCATGAAAACCATCTCCGGAATTTTCAAAGCGATGGGAGGCGAAATTCTCTTTGAAGGGCAGAATATTCTCGGCAGAAATCCGAGAGAAATCGTTGAACTCGGCATCATCCACGTCCCTGAGGGCGGCCATTTATTTTCGGACATGACGGTTTACGAGAATCTTCTTATGGGAGCCTATCCTGCGAGGGCCAAAGCGGATAAGAAGAAAAATCTTGAGCTGGTCTATCATATTTTTCCGAAGCTGAAGCTGCTGAGCAAAAATAAAAGCAACGGGCTCAGCGGAGGCGAGCGGAGAATGCTGGCGGTCGGAAGAGGGCTGATGTCTTCCCCGCGCCTCTTGATGCTGGACGAACCGACGCTGGGCGTTTCACCGATTCTTGTTGAGGAAATGGGAGAAAAGCTGCACGAAATCGGTCAAATGGGAACGAGCATCATTCTGGCTGATGAAAACATGGATCTGATTTCGGGCTTTGCGGAAAGGGTATACTTTATCGAAAACGGTCAAATTAAGGTCGAGGGACCGACCGATGAAGTTTTGGAAAATGAGTACGTGAAGAAAACCTATTTGGGTATTGAATAG
- a CDS encoding branched-chain amino acid ABC transporter permease — protein MSLLSSLKPKSIIYALIFVLLLLLPKFVTDDYMLNLIIMTFVWGIVATNWNLTLGYGGMFHISQLTLFAIGGYSSALSIGQFGVSPWTGLVIGGLMSAIASLIIGIPSLRVKGIYLILLTFAFHFGVKELVTIFDEYTGGSMGLMVPSFSLGDMSFGSIHYYYFVFILLLLSLAVTRGFTKSYIGKALMAIRDSEVLATSSGINPYKYKMITFVTAAFITGIAGAFYAGYLMVIGPEIFSFSLIVNGLGMIVIGGMGTLFGPLIGSFFITYFMEFFSGLDEFRPVVIGAVILLMLIFVPDGLVQAFRKVSGRIMKKYFIGGRG, from the coding sequence ATGTCCTTACTATCATCATTAAAGCCGAAGTCAATCATATATGCTCTCATCTTTGTTTTGTTACTGCTGCTTCCGAAGTTTGTTACCGACGATTATATGCTTAATCTGATCATCATGACCTTTGTTTGGGGAATCGTCGCGACCAATTGGAATTTGACGTTGGGGTACGGTGGGATGTTCCATATTTCCCAGTTAACCCTGTTTGCCATCGGCGGTTATTCCTCAGCTCTCAGCATTGGGCAATTTGGCGTTTCTCCTTGGACCGGACTCGTCATTGGAGGGCTGATGTCCGCCATTGCCAGCTTGATTATCGGAATTCCTTCGCTCAGAGTCAAAGGCATTTATTTGATTTTGCTGACGTTTGCGTTTCATTTCGGAGTTAAAGAATTAGTTACGATTTTTGATGAATACACCGGGGGGAGCATGGGGCTGATGGTGCCCTCATTTTCTCTGGGCGACATGAGCTTTGGATCGATTCACTATTACTACTTTGTGTTCATTCTTCTATTGTTATCGCTCGCGGTTACCCGTGGTTTCACCAAATCCTACATCGGAAAAGCCCTTATGGCCATCAGAGACTCTGAGGTGCTGGCCACCAGTTCGGGAATCAATCCCTATAAATACAAAATGATCACCTTTGTAACCGCCGCGTTTATCACCGGCATCGCCGGTGCCTTTTACGCAGGATATTTAATGGTTATCGGACCGGAGATTTTCTCATTCTCCCTGATTGTCAACGGCTTGGGGATGATCGTCATCGGCGGGATGGGAACGTTGTTCGGGCCTTTGATCGGAAGCTTCTTTATCACCTATTTCATGGAGTTTTTCAGCGGGCTCGACGAGTTCAGGCCGGTCGTGATCGGGGCGGTGATCCTGCTGATGCTGATTTTCGTTCCCGATGGTCTTGTTCAAGCATTTCGCAAGGTTTCCGGCAGAATCATGAAAAAATACTTCATTGGCGGAAGAGGGTGA
- a CDS encoding mandelate racemase/muconate lactonizing enzyme family protein yields the protein MKITEFSCIRVNIPYLKPFTISGGANMQGEHVIVALETDEGVVGYGESAPMVTYSGETQSDSYHAIAEYLGKAIAGLNPFDLEKIHYQMDKALPEHNFAKAAIDLALYDLMGKKLKLPAYQLLGGKFRDRIDIAWVVGMGSLEEMIEEAVRFTEQGFRTIKLKIGNQPREDIQMVREVRQAVGPDVKIRVDANQGYDVSTAVRTIRQLEPFDIEMVEQPVKKWDISGMAEVTRSVDVPIEADESLFNLQDAVNIIKHRAADILNIKVLKPGGLLPSKKIAALCEAEGITCLVGSMVEFGIGNAAGLHFAASTPSVKHACEMVGPSLFAYDIVEEDYSYKAFQGGQIAVPNQPGMGVTLKEEYVQQLQAAK from the coding sequence GTGAAAATAACCGAATTCTCATGCATTCGGGTAAACATACCTTATTTGAAGCCTTTCACGATTTCCGGAGGAGCCAATATGCAAGGGGAGCATGTCATTGTTGCCCTGGAAACCGACGAAGGCGTGGTTGGCTACGGCGAGTCTGCCCCCATGGTGACCTACTCCGGGGAAACGCAATCCGATTCCTACCATGCGATTGCCGAATATCTCGGCAAGGCCATCGCAGGCTTAAATCCTTTTGATTTGGAGAAAATCCACTATCAAATGGACAAGGCATTGCCGGAACATAATTTTGCGAAAGCGGCAATTGACCTGGCCCTGTACGATCTTATGGGGAAGAAATTAAAGCTTCCCGCTTATCAATTGCTGGGCGGGAAATTTCGCGATCGAATCGACATTGCCTGGGTTGTCGGGATGGGCTCCCTCGAGGAAATGATAGAAGAAGCCGTTCGCTTTACGGAGCAAGGCTTCAGGACGATCAAGCTGAAGATCGGCAATCAGCCTCGCGAAGACATTCAGATGGTCCGTGAAGTGAGACAAGCTGTCGGTCCGGATGTGAAAATCCGTGTGGACGCCAATCAAGGCTACGACGTTTCGACAGCGGTCCGAACGATTCGCCAACTGGAGCCCTTTGATATCGAAATGGTCGAGCAGCCCGTCAAGAAATGGGACATCTCAGGCATGGCGGAGGTCACCCGATCGGTGGACGTGCCGATTGAAGCGGATGAGTCTTTGTTTAATCTGCAAGATGCCGTCAACATTATCAAGCATCGTGCTGCAGATATTCTAAACATCAAGGTATTGAAGCCGGGAGGCTTGCTTCCATCGAAAAAAATTGCCGCGCTTTGTGAGGCGGAAGGCATTACATGCTTGGTCGGGAGTATGGTGGAATTCGGAATCGGCAATGCGGCAGGACTACATTTTGCCGCTTCAACTCCAAGTGTCAAGCATGCATGCGAAATGGTCGGTCCCAGTTTGTTCGCCTACGACATCGTAGAAGAGGATTATTCGTACAAGGCCTTTCAGGGAGGACAGATTGCCGTGCCGAATCAACCGGGCATGGGGGTTACACTCAAAGAGGAATATGTTCAACAGCTCCAAGCGGCGAAGTGA
- a CDS encoding M20 metallopeptidase family protein has protein sequence METNNQRWMLDAELADKQTEWYRHFHNNPELSMQEYRTTRKIKELLSEMGISLQALSGELGAIGVIEGGGPGPVVVLRADIDALPIEEESELPFRSNVKGISHMCGHDFHTSALLGAGAYLLENRDQWGGTVKLLFQPGEETTEGAKYMLSKGALTGEEKAVFGLHNDPLLEAGTVGVKKGPFFAAADTLHIIVRGLKGHAAMPHLTIDATVAASAIVMGLQTAVSRNVDPLHPAVVTIGSLHSGQGHNVVSHLAEMWGTMRTFSKETRQKLIRIVPRIVEQIGEAYGASIEMEILPQTPAVFNDDRITSEFISYLSANLPQVRVKEVGEVMAAEDFAVYQEKVPGCYFLVGTRDPEKNVIEPWHHPKFKVNESMISLASALLIQAALSQLPKL, from the coding sequence ATGGAGACGAATAATCAAAGATGGATGCTGGATGCTGAATTGGCTGACAAACAAACGGAATGGTACCGCCATTTTCACAACAATCCCGAACTGAGCATGCAGGAATATCGGACGACTCGGAAGATCAAGGAACTATTGTCTGAAATGGGTATATCCCTGCAAGCGCTTTCGGGCGAGCTCGGCGCGATCGGGGTTATTGAAGGCGGCGGTCCGGGACCTGTAGTCGTGCTTCGCGCGGATATTGATGCACTGCCGATTGAAGAAGAAAGCGAGCTTCCTTTTCGCTCGAATGTGAAGGGCATTTCCCATATGTGCGGGCATGATTTTCATACCTCCGCGCTATTGGGCGCGGGCGCCTATTTGTTGGAAAACAGGGATCAGTGGGGCGGCACGGTGAAATTATTGTTTCAGCCCGGTGAAGAGACGACAGAAGGGGCTAAATATATGTTGAGCAAAGGGGCGCTGACGGGCGAGGAAAAAGCGGTTTTTGGCCTGCATAATGACCCGTTGCTGGAGGCGGGAACAGTCGGCGTCAAGAAGGGGCCGTTCTTTGCAGCCGCAGATACGCTGCATATCATAGTCCGGGGTTTGAAGGGCCATGCAGCCATGCCTCATCTCACGATCGACGCGACTGTCGCGGCATCGGCGATCGTCATGGGTTTGCAAACCGCAGTCAGCCGGAACGTCGATCCGCTTCACCCGGCGGTTGTCACAATCGGATCGCTTCATTCCGGTCAAGGGCATAATGTCGTTTCCCATTTGGCCGAAATGTGGGGAACCATGCGTACGTTCTCCAAAGAAACGAGACAGAAATTGATACGGATTGTCCCGAGAATCGTCGAACAAATCGGCGAAGCTTACGGGGCTTCGATTGAAATGGAGATTCTGCCGCAAACGCCCGCTGTTTTCAACGACGATCGCATCACCAGCGAATTTATATCTTATTTATCGGCAAATCTTCCCCAGGTTCGGGTGAAGGAAGTCGGGGAGGTCATGGCCGCGGAGGATTTCGCCGTTTATCAGGAGAAGGTTCCCGGGTGCTACTTTCTGGTTGGTACCCGGGACCCCGAGAAAAATGTGATCGAGCCCTGGCATCATCCCAAATTCAAGGTGAATGAATCGATGATTTCGCTCGCTTCCGCACTGTTGATTCAAGCCGCCTTGAGTCAATTGCCAAAGCTGTAA